A single genomic interval of Camelina sativa cultivar DH55 chromosome 11, Cs, whole genome shotgun sequence harbors:
- the LOC104722501 gene encoding probable pectate lyase 18 — protein sequence MKMQTKKLFITIVSFLLYAPLFLSSPVPDPESVVEEVHKSINASVAARRKLGYLSCTTGNPIDDCWRCDPHWEQHRQRLADCAIGFGKNAIGGRDGRIYVVTDSGDDNPVTPKPGTLRHAVIQDEPLWIIFQRDMTIRLKEELIMNSFKTIDGRGVSVHISGGPCITIQYVTNIIIHGIHIHDCKQGGNAMVRSSPRHFGWRTISDGDGVSIFGGSHVWVDHCSLSNCEDGLIDAIMGSTAITLSNNHMTHHDKVMLLGHSDTYTRDKNMQITIAFNHFGEGLVQRMPRCRHGYFHVVNNDYTHWEMYAIGGSANPTINSQGNRFLAPNIRFSKEVTKHEDAPESEWKSWNWRSSGDLLLNGAFFTPSGGAASSSYAKASSLGAKPSSLVGPLTFSSGALNCRKSSRC from the exons atgaaaatgcagACGAAGAAGCTCTTTATCACCATTGTCTCCTTTCTTCTCTACGCTCCATTGTTCTTATCTTCACCAGTTCCAGACCCTGAATCTGTTGTTGAAGAAGTTCACAA GAGCATTAATGCGTCCGTTGCTGCAAGAAGGAAGTTAGGTTATCTCTCATGTACGACCGGTAACCCAATCGACGACTGTTGGCGTTGTGACCCTCACTGGGAGCAACACCGTCAACGTCTCGCCGACTGCGCCATTGGTTTCGGCAAAAACGCTATCGGTGGCCGTGACGGTCGGATCTACGTTGTCACCGACTCAGGAGACGACAACCCAGTTACCCCCAAACCCGGAACTTTGAGACACGCCGTGATCCAAGACGAGCCGCTCTGGATCATCTTCCAGCGAGACATGACGATTCGGCTCAAAGAAGAGCTCATCATGAACTCTTTCAAGACCATCGACGGTCGTGGCGTCTCCGTACACATCTCTGGTGGTCCTTGTATCACGATCCAGTACGTGACCAACATTATCATCCATGGGATTCATATCCATGACTGTAAGCAAGGTGGGAACGCTATGGTACGGAGCTCCCCAAGGCACTTCGGGTGGAGAACGATATCGGACGGTGATGGTGTCTCTATCTTTGGTGGGAGTCATGTTTGGGTTGACCATTGCTCGCTCTCTAACTGTGAAGACGGACTCATTGATGCTATCATGGGCTCGACGGCTATAACTTTGTCTAACAATCACATGACGCATCATGATAAGGTCATGCTGCTTGGTCACAGTGATACTTACACTCGTGACAAGAATATGCAAATCACCATTGCGTTTAACCATTTTGGTGAAGGACTTGTCCAAAGAATGCcaag gtgtagACATGGGTACTTCCATGTGGTGAACAACGACTACACACATTGGGAGATGTACGCGATTGGAGGAAGTGCTAATCCTACAATCAATAGTCAAGGGAACAGATTCTTGGCCCCAAACATCAGATTCAGCAAAGAAGTGACTAAGCATGAGGACGCGCCTGAGAGCGAGTGGAAGAGTTGGAATTGGAGATCTTCTGGAGATTTGTTGCTAAACGGTGCGTTTTTTACTCCATCAGGTGGTGCAGCCTCGTCTAGCTATGCAAAGGCCTCTAGCCTTGGTGCTAAACCGTCTTCTCTCGTTGGACCATTGACGTTTAGCTCTGGTGCACTGAATTGCCGTAAGAGTTCCCGTTGCTGA
- the LOC104722498 gene encoding uncharacterized protein LOC104722498 codes for MGQRQQREKERSVEAKKKMKFVIPKLPFTLSLSISLSLLIVFFFAFPTTYLRRPLSSSSVAVAEEGIRIRHHGYASYEAYIKHQLNKTQNPKLREVWTTRDWDRKVRVFSTFFKRLSDHSLLSNQSKALSIGARVGQEVAALRLIGVEDSVGIDLVPRPPLVVKGDFHAQPFEADTFDFEFSNVFDHALYPEKFVGEIERTLKPDGVCVLHVSISGKTDKYSANDLFSVKPLVNLFKRSKVVEVRNIDGFGLDTEIVFRKKKNNNN; via the coding sequence ATGGGACAGAGACAAcaaagggagaaagagagaagtgtcgaagctaaaaaaaaaatgaaattcgTAATACCAAAACTACCcttcacactctctctctccatctccctctctcttctcatcgtcttcttcttcgccttccCAACCACGTACCTCCGCCGTCCTCTCTCATCATCCTCCGTCGCCGTAGCCGAAGAAGGCATACGGATCCGTCACCATGGATACGCCTCCTACGAAGCATACATCAAGCACCAGctcaacaaaactcaaaacccgAAGCTACGTGAAGTATGGACAACGCGCGACTGGGACAGAAAAGTGCGCGTGTTCTCCACTTTCTTCAAACGTCTCAGCGATCACAGCCTCCTCTCGAACCAGTCCAAAGCTCTCTCGATCGGCGCGCGCGTGGGGCAGGAAGTAGCGGCGCTGAGATTGATCGGCGTGGAAGACTCAGTCGGGATAGATCTGGTGCCGCGGCCTCCTCTGGTGGTGAAAGGAGACTTCCACGCGCAGCCGTTCGAGGCGGACACGTTCGATTTCGAGTTCTCGAACGTGTTCGATCACGCGCTGTACCCGGAGAAGTTCGTTGGGGAGATCGAACGGACGTTAAAGCCAGATGGGGTGTGTGTTTTACACGTGTCGATATCAGGGAAGACGGATAAGTACTCGGCTAATGATCTCTTCAGTGTGAAACCATTGGTGAATCTGTTCAAGCGATCCAAAGTTGTGGAGGTGAGGAACATCGATGGTTTTGGGCTTGATACTGAGATTGTttttaggaagaagaagaacaacaacaattaa
- the LOC104722496 gene encoding 26S proteasome non-ATPase regulatory subunit 6 homolog: MDGGAEGSQQPHLILANKLFLLTHPDVPDIEKVQLKSEVLDYIKSDGMAPLYETLAATSVLDLDQSLLDIMRTANEEELKKLDEKIADAEENLGESEVREAHLAKALYFIRISDKEKALEQLKLTEGKTVAVGQKMDLVFYTLQLAFFYMDFDLVSKSIDKAKKLFEEGGDWERKNRLKVYEGLYCMSTRNFKKAASLFLDSISTFTTYEIFPYETFIFYTVLTSIITLDRVSLKQKVVDAPEILTVLGKIPFLSEFLNSLYECQYKAFFSAFAGMAEQIKFDRYLYPHFRFYMREVRTVVYSQFLESYKSVTVEAMAKAFGVSVDFIDQELSRFIAAGKLHCKIDKVAGVLETNRPDAKNALYQATIKQGDFLLNRIQKLSRVIDL; the protein is encoded by the exons ATGGACGGTGGTGCTGAAGGATCTCAACAGCCTCATCTCATTCTAGCCAACAAGCTCTTCCTCCTCACTCATCCCGATGTTCCTGACATAGAGAAAGTCCAGCTCAAGTCTGAGGTTTTAGATTATATCAAATCCGATG GTATGGCTCCCTTGTACGAAACCCTAGCGGCTACTTCGGTTCTGGATTTGGATCAGAGCTTGTTAGATATCATGCGGACCGCTAACGAGGAGGAGCTTAAGAAGCTTGACGAGAA gattgctgacGCAGAAGAAAATTTGGGTGAAAGTGAAGTGCGTGAAGCTCATCTTGCTAAGGCTCTGTATTTCATCAGGATTAGTGATAAG GAGAAAGCTTTGGAGCAGCTAAAACTCACTGAAGGGAAAACTGTAGCTGTTGGGCAAAAGATGGACTTGGTGTTCTATACATTGCAGCTTGCTTTTTTCTATATGGACTTCGACCTGGTATCAAAGAGCATTGACAAAGCCAAAAA ATTGTTTGAAGAAGGTGGTGACTGGGAGAGGAAGAACAGGCTGAAGGTCTATGAAGGTTTGTACTGCATGTCCACCAGAAACTTTAAGAAGGCTGCCAGCTTATTTCTGGATTCGATCTCAACCTTCACAACATATGAAATTTTTCCATATGAGACCTTTATATTCTACACCGTCCTGACAAGCATCATAACTCTGGACAGAGTTTCTCTTAAGCAAAAG GTTGTTGATGCACCTGAGATCTTAACCGTGCTTGGGAAGATTCCGTTCCTTTCTGAATTTCTGAACTCCTTGTATGAGTGCCAGTACAAGGCGTTTTTCTCAGCATTCG CTGGAATGGCTGAGCAGATAAAGTTTGACCGTTATTTGTACCCGCATTTCCGGTTCTACATGAGGGAAGTCAGAACGGTGGTTTACTCTCAGTTTTTGGAATCTTACAAGAGTGTGACAGTTGAAGCCATGGCAAAGGCCTTTGGCGTTTCCGTGGATTTCATTGATCA GGAGCTGTCACGCTTCATTGCTGCTGGGAAGCTTCACTGCAAGATAGACAAAGTTGCAGGTGTTCTGGAGACTAACCGTCCTGATGCAAAGAATGCACTCTACCAGGCAACAATCAAGCAAGGGGATTTCTTGTTAAACCGGATCCAGAAGCTGTCTCGTGTGATCGATCTCTGA
- the LOC104722500 gene encoding protein STICHEL-like 2, with the protein MGETRRHSVDVPITRTLVALRRVRSLRDPCTTSMSKFASLLDNVKWETGSNNGISLQFVEHGDDPCKVDAGPGGLIPFGGSYSIMEELENGCDLHKLSSKVVDVDGDACSRSRSPSSERSCGDLSVKGRELACNVPSVSHAEEAASGGRYRNHYSTKLGSSVGEYGSRLGSPMTSTNHSYYGDEDVDFDNQSNRGCGITYCWSRTPRYRGSNQSSDVEEYPLLPGNGNGNGESDVMTLSHEVLPRSLSQKFRPKSFDELVGQEVVVKCLLSTILRGRITSIYLFHGPRGTGKTSTSKIFAAALNCLSQAAHSRPCGLCSECKSYFSGSGRDVMEIDSGKLNRASYLRSLIKSASLPPVSSRFKVFIIDECQLLCQETWGTLLNSLDNFSQHSVFILVTSELERLPRNVLSRSQKYHFSKVCDTDISNKLAKICIEEGIDFDQGAIDFIASKSDGSLRDAEIMLDQLSLLGKRITTSLAYKLIGVVSDDELLDLLDLALSSDTSNTVIRARELMRSKIDPMQLISQLANVIMDIIAGNSQESSSATRLRFLTRHTSEEEMQKLSNALKILSDAEKHLRASKNQTTWLTVALLQLSNTDSSSFPTNENERSQRSKDVELSSTSSDCPRDVVKSETEDCQERNCKETVEAVWKTVTDLCCSDSLRSFLLKRGRLTSLTVEKGVAIAELEFYTPQHVAKAEKSWKLIADSFQSVLGCNVEIRMNLVISACSPPKSAKAAASLFFGLFSCSRRMLHKSYLATRTDSDCASEKHVITNSLRSCQGNVLRARSVRSSANASSRMSCSSDQGDATSAMCTPHMPPGDKRLEDDADVLCWRRTPLGKGQGETQNSKSSRLIGRVLPCSTAAN; encoded by the exons ATGGGGGAGACTAGAAGGCATTCTGTAGATGTCCCCATCACAAGAACCCTTGTGGCCCTCAGAAGGGTTAGGTCACTGAGAGATCCATGTACCACTTCAATGAGCAAGTTTGCTTCTTTGCTTGACAATGTCAAATGGGAAACTGGTTCCAACAATGGGATCTCACTTCAGTTTGTGGAACATGGTGATGATCCTTGTAAGGTTGATGCTGGTCCTGGGGGTTTGATTCCTTTTGGAGGATCTTACTCGATAATGGAGGAGCTTGAGAATGGTTGTGATCTTCACAAGTTGAGCAGCAAGGTGGTAGATGTTGATGGAGACGCCTGCTCAAGGAGTAGATCTCCGTCTAGTGAAAGATCTTGTGGTGATTTATCTGTTAAAGGTAGGGAGTTAGCATGTAATGTGCCTTCAGTTAGTCATGCTGAAGAGGCTGCTTCAGGGGGAAGATATAGAAACCATTATTCAACCAAGTTAGGTAGCTCAGTGGGTGAATATGGAAGCCGTTTAGGTAGTCCAATGACCTCAACAAATCATAGTTATTATGGTGATGAAGATGTTGATTTTGATAACCAATCTAACCGTGGTTGCGGGATAACGTATTGCTGGTCAAGAACGCCGAGGTACAGAGGATCAAACCAATCCTCAGATGTAGAAGAGTATCCTTTACTACCTGGAAATGGAAATGGAAATGGTGAGAGTGATGTAATGACACTGAGTCACGAAGTGTTGCCAAGGAGTCTGAGTCAGAAATTTAGGCCTAAATCTTTTGATGAGTTAGTTGGACAAGAAGTTGTGGTGAAATGTCTCTTGAGCACCATACTGAGAGGAAGGATTACTTCTATTTATCTTTTTCACGGTCCTCGTGGGACTGGTAAAACATCAACATCCAAGATATTTGCTGCTGCCTTAAACTGCCTTTCACAGGCTGCACATAGTAGACCATGTGGGTTGTGTAGTGAATGCAAATCATACTTCTCCGGAAGTGGCAGGGACGTGATGGAAATAGACTCTGGTAAACTAAACCGGGCTAGCTACCTCAGGTCTCTCATCAAGAGTGCATCTCTTCCTCCGGTTTCATCTAGATTTAAGGTTTTTATAATCGATGAGTGTCAGTTATTATGTCAAGAAACTTGGGGTACTCTCTTGAACAGTTTGGACAACTTCTCTCAGCATTCGGTTTTTATATTGGTTACATCGGAGTTAGAAAGGCTACCGCGTAATGTGCTCTCACGGTCTCAGAAATACCATTTCTCTAAAGTATGTGATACGGATATATCAAATAAGCTGGCAAAGATTTGTATTGAAGAAGGTATTGATTTTGATCAGGGGGCTATTGATTTCATTGCATCTAAATCTGATGGTTCACTTCGGGATGCTGAGATAATGCTTGATCAGTTAAGTTTGCTTGGTAAAAGAATAACAACATCTTTGGCCTACAAGCTT ATTGGGGTTGTTTCTGATGATGAATTGCTTGACCTGCTTGATCTTGCCCTGTCTTCTGATACTTCAAACACGGTTATAAGGGCGAGGGAACTTATGAGATCCAAGATAGATCCAATGCAGCTTATTTCCCAGCTAGCTAATGTCATTATGGACATCATTGCTGGAAACTCTCAAGAAAGTAGTTCAGCAACCAGACTTAGGTTTCTTACAAGGCATACAT CTGAAGAAGAAATGCAGAAATTGAGTAATGCATTGAAGATACTGTCTGATGCTGAGAAACATTTGAGAGCATCTAAAAACCAGACAACCTGGCTCACTGTGGCACTTCTGCAACTAAGCAACACCGACTCATCTTCTTTTCCAACAAACGAAAATGAAAGAAGCCAAAGAAGCAAAG ACGTTGAGCTCTCCAGTACATCGTCGGATTGTCCTCGTGATGTCGTTAAATCAGAAACCGAGGATTGTCAAGAGAGAAACTGTAAAGAAACAGTTGAAGCTGTATGGAAAACGGTTACAGATTTGTGTTGTTCTGACTCACTAAGGAGCTTTTTACTGAAACGAGGAAGGTTGACTTCACTTACTGTCGAAAAAG GTGTGGCAATAGCAGAATTGGAATTCTACACACCTCAACATGTAGCAAAAGCAGAGAAATCATGGAAACTGATTGCAGACTCGTTCCAATCTGTGTTAGGATGCAACGTTGAGATCCGAATGAATCTTGTTATATCTGCGTGTTCTCCACCAAAGAGTGCTAAAGCAGCAGCAAGTCTTTTCTTTGGACTTTTCAGTTGTTCTCGTAGAATGCTACACAAGTCGTATCTGGCTACTAGAACTGACTCTGATTGCGCATCTGAAAAGCACGTAATTACAAATTCTCTGAGAAGTTGCCAAGGAAATGTTCTGAGGGCTCGAAGTGTTCGTTCTTCAGCCAATGCATCGTCCCGAATGAGCTGTTCCAGTGACCAAGGCGATGCAACGTCTGCCATGTGTACTCCACACATGCCTCCAGGTGACAAAAG GCTAGAAGACGACGCTGATGTGTTGTGCTGGAGGAGAACTCCCTTAGGGAAG GGTCAGGGAGAGACACAGAACAGCAAGAGCTCACGGCTTATAGGCCGAGTCCTTCCCTGCAGCACTGCAGCTAATTAA
- the LOC104722499 gene encoding uncharacterized protein LOC104722499, with the protein MEGFLTDEQRELLKVATETAESNPPAHNPHSVLHTSSHLPKASAGGKPSGGSNAVKHRRSHAGRSIRSKKDGGGGKGNWGKLIDTDGDYHIDCNDPNYDSGEEPFELVGATVSDPLDDYKKAVASIIEEYFSTGDVDVAAADLIELGSSEYHPYFIKRLVSVSMDRHDKEKEMASVLLSALYADVINPNQIRDGFVLLLESADDFVVDIPDAVNVLALFLARAVVDDILPPVFLPRAAKALPTTSKGYXVRRHLLVGNLLVAXELVERRWGGQTRTTVEEVKKKIADILKEYVETGETYEACRCVRELGVSFFHHEVVKRALVTALENHAAEAPVLKLLKEAASENLTSSSQMVKGFSRLRESLDDLALDIPSARTKFDLIVPKAISGGWLDASFSYPSGECGRQQVEDEKLKRFKEKIVTIIHEYFNSDDIPELIRSLENLGAPEYNPIFLKKLITLALDRKNHEKEMASVLLSSLHIEMFTTEDVADGFVMLLESAEDTALDILDASNELALFLARAVIDDVLAPFNLEEISSKLRPNSSGTETVKMARSLIFARHAGERLLRCWGGGSGWAVEDAKDKISNLLEEYESSGLVSEACKCIRELGMPFFNHEVVKKALVMGMEKKKDKMMLDLLQESFGEGLITTNQMTKGFTRVKDGLEDLALDIPNAKEKFKDYVEHGNKNGWVSSSFVTCLTEDANLN; encoded by the exons ATGGAGGGTTTCTTAACGGATGAGCAGAGAGAGTTGTTGAAAGTTGCAACTGAGACTGCAGAGAGTAATCCACCGGCACATAATCCTCACTCGGTTTTGCATACATCGTCTCATCTGCCTAAAGCATCTGCTGGTGGGAAACCTTCTGGTGGCTCAAATGCTGTGAAACACAGAAGGTCTCATGCGGGAAGGTCTATCCGCTCCAAGAAGG ATGGGGGTGGTGGGAAAGGAAATTGGGGGAAACTTATTGACACTGATGGAGACTATCACATTGACTGTAATGATCCAAATTATGACAGCGGAGAG GAACCATTCGAGCTTGTTGGTGCAACTGTTTCAGACCCATTAGATGATTACAAGAAAGCTGTGGCTTCTATCATTGAAGAATACTTCAGCACTGGTGATGTCGATGTTGCAGCAGCTGACCTCATTGAACTTGGTTCAAGTGAATATCATCCCTACTTCATCAAGCGGCTTGTCTCGGTATCCATGGACAGGCATGACAAAGAGAAGGAAATGGCCTCCGTGTTACTCTCCGCATTGTATGCTGATGTCATCAATCCGAACCAGATAAGAGATGGATTTGTCCTGCTGCTAGAGTCAGCTGATGACTTTGTGGTGGATATACCTGATGCTGTCAATGTTCTTGCGTTGTTCCTCGCACGTGCTGTTGTGGATGACATCCTTCCTCCAGTTTTTCTTCCCAGGGCGGCCAAGGCACTTCCAACTACTTCCAAAGGTTACNTTGTTCGCCGT CATCTGCTGGTGGGAAACCTTCTGGTGGCTCNTGAGCTAGTCGAAAGAAGATGGGGTGGACAGACTCGAACAACTGTTGAGGAAGTCAAGAAGAAGATTGCTGATATTTTGAAGGAATATGTGGAGACTGGAGAGACTTATGAAGCATGTCGCTGCGTAAGAGAGTTGGGTGTGTCTTTCTTTCATCACGAGGTTGTGAAGAGGGCCTTAGTTACTGCCTTGGAAAACCACGCAGCAGAAGCACCTGTCTTGAAACTACTAAAGGAAGCAGCTTCAGAAAACCTGACAAGCTCTAGTCAGATGGTGAAGGGGTTTTCTAGGTTAAGAGAAAGCCTTGATGATCTTGCTCTTGACATTCcttcagctagaaccaaatttgatttgattgtgcCAAAGGCTATCTCAGGCGGTTGGCTAGATGCTTCATTTAGCTATCCTTCTGGGGAATGTGGACGACAGCAGGTCGAGGATGAGAAATTAAAGCGGTTCAAGGAAAAGATTGTGACCATCATTCATGAGTATTTCAACTCCGATGACATACCTGAACTCATACGCAGTCTTGAGAATTTAGGAGCACCGGAGTACAACCCAATTTTTCTCAAGAAGCTGATAACACTTGCTCTGGACAGGAAGAATCACGAGAAAGAAATGGCATCtgttctcctctcttctcttcacaTTGAGATGTTCACCACAGAAGATGTTGCAGATGGTTTTGTCATGCTCCTGGAGTCTGCAGAAGATACAGCACTTGACATTCTGGATGCTTCAAACGAACTTGCTCTGTTCTTAGCTAGAGCTGTGATCGACGATGTTTTAGCACCTTTTAACCTGGAAGAGATCAGTAGCAAACTACGACCTAACTCAAGCGGAACTGAAACCGTGAAGATGGCTAGGTCACTCATCTTTGCTCGCCACGCAGGAGAGAGGCTTCTACGATGCTGGGGAGGTGGGAGCGGTTGGGCGGTTGAAGATGCAAAAGACAAGATATCGAATCTGCTGGAGGAATATGAAAGCTCAGGGCTGGTATCAGAAGCGTGCAAATGCATCCGTGAGCTAGGCATGCCATTCTTTAACCATGAGGTGGTGAAAAAAGCGCTGGTGATGggtatggagaagaagaaggacaagaTGATGCTGGATCTTCTGCAGGAGAGCTTCGGTGAAGGACTGATAACAACAAACCAGATGACCAAAGGGTTCACAAGAGTCAAAGACGGGCTCGAAGACCTAGCTTTGGACATCCCAAACGCAAAGGAGAAATTCAAGGACTATGTGGAGCATGGGAATAAGAATGGTTGGGTTTCATCGTCGTTTGTAACTTGCCTAACTGAAGACGCTAATCTAAACTAG